One genomic segment of Melospiza georgiana isolate bMelGeo1 chromosome 21, bMelGeo1.pri, whole genome shotgun sequence includes these proteins:
- the OTOP2 gene encoding proton channel OTOP2, giving the protein MTEEPGQKDSELGHLPCSMGCGHKDDKAGLASSQSAFSHQPPSTPASKEVWKKGGRMFSILLAVHLALLACTLVSSGAFEKIAVHDYDVFFLLTVMMLIVIIWIIFYLAGTSRCPGAILGKDSHAGPIWLRGGLILFAIFSLVMDVFKIGYYSSFYSCLSAIKIIYPIVQAIFVVVQTYFLWVSAKDCIHVHLNVTRCGLMLTLTTNLAVWMSAVTDESVHKAHSKLKKNMTEEIFRWLLKVGMRSSSVEECNCNSQICQIFKNGYFWLYPFNIEYSLFASAMVYVMWKNVGRFIDHHSHHIQRLKFRLFRRTFFVGIMLGLIILVSGLGVLILYEVQVNSSTESSKKSQALTMYYIFNIVCLSLMSLVCIGGSVIYRFDKRDMDRHKNPTRTLDVALLMGAALGQYAISYYSIVAIVASTPRDTISALNLTYALLMIAQHTFQNVFIIEGLHRQPPKEDCKHESHQKDLYGLTFVNINAVSLRVPDTGTTLAASAAPGTEAMHTSDLVRSLTAPKKMNWRRKFLREISMFLLLSNIILWIMPAFGARPQFDNDTELNFYGDSMWPAIVDICLPFGIFYRMHAVASLLEVYIMS; this is encoded by the exons ATGACCGAGGAGCCCGGGCAGAAGGACAGCGAGCTCGGacacctcccctgcagcatgGGCTGCGGGCACAAGGACGACAAAGCCGGCCTGGCTTCGAGCCAGAGTGCCTTCAGCCACCAGCCGCCCTCCACTCCTGCCTCCAAGGAAGTGTGGAAGAAGGGTGGCCGCATGTTCTCCATCCTGCTGGCCGTgcacctggccctgctggcctgCACGCTGGTGAGCAGCGGCGCTTTCGAGAAGATCGCCGTGCACGACTACGACGTCTTCTTCCTGCTGACAGTCATGATGCTGATTGTCATCATCTGGATCATCTTCTACCTCGCCGGCACCTCCCGGTGCCCCGGTGCCATCCTGGGCAAGGACTCCCACGCCGGGCCCATCTGGCTGAGAG GAGGCCTGATCCTATTTGCCATTTTCAGCCTTGTCATGGATGTGTTCAAAATAGGATATTACTCGAGCTTCTACAGCTGCCTGTCTGCAATCAAAATCATCTACCCCATTGTGCAGGCAATATTTGTGGTGGTCCAG aCATATTTCCTGTGGGTCTCTGCCAAAGACTGCATCCACGTGCACCTGAACGTTACCAG atGTGGCTTGATGCTGACGCTGACTACAAACCTGGCTGTGTGGATGTCAGCAGTGACAGATGAGTCTGTCCACAAGGCACATTcaaagctgaagaaaaacatGACAGAGGAAATCTTCAGGTGGCTCCTGAAAG TGGGAATGAGAAGCAGCTCAGTTGAAGAATGCAATTGCAACAGCCAAATCTGCCAGATCTTCAAAAATGGCTACTTTTGGCTGTACCCTTTTAACATTGAGTACAGTCTCTTTGCCTCTGCCATGGTCTATGTCATGTGGAAGAACGTTGGACGCTTCATAGACCACCACTCCCACCACATTCAGCGCCTGAAGTTCAGGCTCTTCCGAAGGACCTTCTTTGTAGGCATCATGTTGGGCCTCATCATCCTCGTGAGTGGTTTGGGAGTCCTCATCCTGTACGAGGTGCAGGTAAATTCCAGCACTGAATCCAGCAAGAAGAGCCAAGCACTCACCATGTACTACATCTTCAACATTGTTTGTCTGAGCCTGATGTCTCTTGTCTGCATCGGTGGCTCCGTCATCTACCGCTTTGACAAGAGGGACATGGACCGGCACAAGAACCCCACCAGGACCCTGGACGTGGCCCTGCTAATGGGGGCAGCCTTGGGGCAATATGCCATTTCCTACTACTCCATTGTGGCCATCGTGGCCAGCACGCCAAGGGACACTATCAGCGCACTCAACCTCACCTACGCCCTCCTCATGATCGCCCAGCACACCTTCCAGAACGTCTTCATCATCGAGGGCCTCCACCGGCAGCCCCCCAAGGAGGACTGCAAGCACGAGTCTCACCAGAAGGACCTCTACGGGCTCACCTTTGTGAACATCAACGCCGTGTCCCTGCGGGTGCCCGACACTGGCACCACCTTGGCCGCCAGTGCGGCGCCTGGCACGGAAGCCATGCACACTTCTGACCTCGTCAGGTCCCTCACTGCCCCCAAGAAGATGAACTGGAGGAGGAAGTTCTTGAGGGAGATCTCCatgttcctgctgctgagcaatATCATA